Below is a genomic region from Anaerolineae bacterium.
AATAGCCGCAATCGGTTCGCCGGTGGTGTAACCTTCTTCGTACGTTTCGGTTTGGTGCTCTTGACCATCAACCCGAACTCGGATCTCCGGCCCGGCCAAAAGCCGGTCCAACGCGCCCTCGGCGTAAAGGCCCGCCAGAAAAACCATTTTGTCGCTTTCATGGCGAGGCGTGCCGTGTTTGCTGCTGCCGGGCCGGCGGCGGTCCAGATACTTTTGCACCTCTTGCCGCGAGAGACGCAAGCCCGGCGGGCAGCCAAAAATAATTGTGGTGATGGCCGGGCCATGGGACTCGCCCGCTCCGGCCACGGCAAACAAGGGGCCGCCTAAAATTTCCATCTTTTGTCCTTTTTAGAAAATTGATTCTTTCTTTATCCCCAAACCCTGCAAACAGGCCCGCCGCATCACCTGGAGGGGGGCCTGCCGGCCGGTCCATGTTTCAAAAGACAACGCCCCCTGGTGGACCAACATGCCCAAACCGTCAACGGCCGTGGCCCCGGCGGCGCGGGCGCGCGCCAAAAAAACGGTTTCCAGGGGGTTGTAAACCAGATCATAAAAAAAGGCGTTGCCGGGCATGGGTACATCTTCCAACCAAGGGCAGGTATCAACCTGGGGATACATGCCCACCGAAGTAGTGTTCACCACCAGGTCAACCCGGTTCCCCAACTTTAGCAAGGTTTCCCTGGTCAGGGCCTCAAAACTCAAGCGACTATCGGGAAAAACGTCGGCCAGGTCGTCAACCAAAAAGGCGGCCCGCTCGGCCGTGCGATTGAACACTACCACCGCGCCAACTTCAGCCTGGGCCAGGGCAAACACTACCGCCCGCGCCGCGCCGCCCGCGCCTAACACCGCCGCCCGCAGCCCCCGCGGCCAACAACCGGCTTCGTGCAAGGAATTCAAAAAACCGGCGGGGTCGGTATTGGAACCAATGAATTTGCCATCCCGCAGGTGAATGGTATTGACCGCGCCCGTGATCTGAGCCGCGTCACTCAACTCGTCCATGTAGCGCATCACCGCCTGTTTGTGCGGCACGGTCACATTGCTTCCCACAAAATTGAGGGCGAGCAATCCCTTGAGCGCCTGCTCCACATCGCCCGGCTGAACCGGCAGAGGAACGTAAGCCCAATCCAGGCCCATTTCGGCAAAAGCGGCATTGTGCATAGCCGGGCTAAGGCTATGTTCCACCGGCCAGCCCAGCACCCCTACCACAGAAGTTTTGCCCGTAATCGGTTGGCCCTTCATTTTTATTCAACCCACTCCACGTTTGCGCCTAATGCCTGCAAGGTTTCTGCAAAACCGGGGAAACTCTCGTTTAAGGCTTCGGCATCTTCAACCACGGTTTTGCCCTGGGCTACCAACCCGGCAATGGCCAACGACATCGCCAGGCGGTGGTCGCCGTGGCTGTGGACGGCGGCGCCCTTAAACGGTTGGGGACCGTCAATCTCAAACCCAGCAGGATGAGGCGTGATTTTGGCGCCCAGTTTGTTAAATTCCTCCACCACTGCTTTAATGCGGTCGCTCTCTTTGGCCCGCAGTTCGGCGGCGTCGCGCACCAGGGTTTTGCCGCTGGCTTGTAAGGCAGCCACCGCGAACACGGGAAATTCGTCAATCATCCGCACCACCACTTCGCCGCGGACCGCTACGCCCCGGAGAGAACCGGCGGTTACCCCTAAATCGGCCACCGGCTCGCCGGCGGTGATCTGCTCGTTTATTACCTTTATGAGGCCGCCCATTGTTTGCAAAATTTCCAGCAAACCGGCCCGGGTCGGATTAGTGTTGACTCCTGCCAGCTTGATCTCGCTGTTTGGCACAATGAGGCCCGCCACCATTAAAAACGCGGCAGACGACATGTCGCCGGGAACGGTAAACCGGAGCGGCTGCAAAGAAAATCCCGCCGGGCTAAACGTGATCACGCCCCCCTGCTCGGTTATGTTTGCGCCCATGCCTTGCAATAAACGCAGGGTATGGTCGCGGGCCGGGCCGGGCTGGCGCAGCACCATCCGGCCTTCAGCGCCGAGCGCGGCCAGCAGCAGCGCAGTTTGCAACTGGGCGCTGGCCACCGGCATGGCGTAGTCAAGAGTGGTTAAACGATTCCCGGCGATGGTGATAGGCGCGTGGCCGTTGGTGGTTTTTACGGTTGCCCCCATTTGGCGCAGCGGCCCGGCAATCCGTTCCATAGGGCGGCGGCGCAACCCCTCATGCCCGTCAAGGATGGCCGTAAAAGGCTGGGTGGCCAGCAAGCCCATTAACAGGCGCATGGTGGCGGCTGAACCGCCGCAAAACAGGGGTGTGGCCGGCGGGCTGAATCCCCGCAGCCCCCGCCCATGCACGGTTAAAGTGGCCCGCCCCGCGCCGGTGGAGGCCACTTCAACGGTAATGCCCAAAGCTTGCAGACATTCCACCATTGGCGCGGTAACGCCTGCCTCCAGCCAGTTATGGGCCACAGTGGTACCCTGGGCCATAGCCCCCAGCATAAGGGCGCGATGAGAGATGGATTTGTCGCCGGGCAGCGTTACGCTGCCTTTTAAGGCGTTTGCCGGATGGATCACCAGTTTCAATTTGAAGGTCCTTTCAATTTATACATTGCGCTTCGCCGCGCTGCCGCCCGTTCCATTAAAGCCCGCAGGGTTTCGTGGTCTTCGTTTTGCAGCGCCCGGACAAATTGGTCAAGGTAGGATTGGACAACGGCGACCGTTTGTTGAACGGCGGCCCGGTTGGTCAATAAAATATCCAGCATCATGGTCACGTCGGAAGCGGCCAGGCGAGACGTGTCTCTAAAGCCGGAAGCGGCCACGTCCCACACCGCCGGGTCGTCCCCGGCCAGCTGTTGAACAGACAATACCAGCGCTGCGGCCAGGGTGTAGGGCAAGTGGCTAATCGCAGCCACCAACCTGTCGTGGCGATCGGCCGCCAGGAATTGGGTTTTGGCGCCGATGGCCGCCGCCAAATTTTGCACCAGGCGCGTGGCCTGGGGCGGGGTGCGGTCCAGGGGCGTCAAAATCCAGGGAGCGTCCTGAAAGAGCGAGGGGTCTGCGGCGCTCAAACCGCTCCGCTCTTTGCCGCACATGGGATGAGAACCCAGGGGGTGGACACCATGGGGCAAGGCCGCCATAGCCTGCACAATTTCCTGTTTGGTGCTGCCCATATCGGTAATGACCGCGCCGGGTTTGTAATAGGGCGCAAACTCGGCCAGTTGGCAAATGATGATCCGCACCGGCGTAGAAAACACTATCAGATCGGCGTCGCGTAAAGCCTTAGCCGGGTTGGTGGTGGCCCGGTCAACCACCCCCATCCGGGCAGCTTCACGGGCGGCTGTTTGGCGCCGCACCAGGGCCGTTACTTCTTGGCAGAGGTTTTGTTCTTTTAAGGCCAGCGCCAGCGAGCCGCCCATTAAACCCAGGCCAACAATGGTTATCCGAGTATTTTTTAAATTAAAATCAGGTTCGAAAACACACCTCCATTAGATGGTTCTGCCAACCGCTTCTGCCACCCGCTTCACTTCGGCCATTAATTCTGCAAAGCGGTGGGGTTTGAGCGACTGCTCGCCATCGCTGAGCGCCTCGGCCGGGTTGGGATGGACTTCGATGATGAGGCCATCCGCACCGGCGGCTACCGCCGCTTTGCTGGCTGCTTTAACCAACGTCCATTTGCCGGTCGCGTGGCTGGGGTCAACCACTACCGGCAAATGGGTCAATTCTTTTAACACGGGCACGGCATTGATATCGAGGGTGTTGCGGGTGTATTTTTCAAAGGTGCGAATGCCCCGCTCGCACAAGATCACTTTATGATTGCCGTTAGACATAATGTACTCGGCGCTCATCAGCAATTCCTCAATGGTACTCATCATCCCCCGTTTCAGCAAAACGGGTTTGTTACTTTGCCCCACCGCATTGAGCAGGGCATAGTTTTGCATATTGCGCGTGCCAATTTGCAGCACGTCGGCATATTCGGCTACCAGGTTTACCTGCTCCGGGGCCATCACTTCGGTAATAACGTGCAAGCCGGTTTCCTGGCGCACCTGGGCCAAGATTTTAAGCCCTGCTTCGCCCATACCCTGGAAACTATAGGGCGAACTGCGCGGCTTAAAGGCGCCGCCCCGCAGCAGGTGCGCGCCGCACTCTTTAACGGCCACAGCGGTTTGGCGCATCTGTTCCAGGCTTTCCACCGAACAAGGCCCGGCCATCACAATCACCTTTTTATCGCCAAATACATGGCCGTTGATGGAAATTTTTGAGTCTTCCGGCTGAAAATCCCGGCTGGCCAGTTTAAAAGGGCGCAGCACCGGCACTACCCGGTCAACGCCGTCCATCCGGCTGATAGCGCCCCGGTCCAGGCTGCGTTCGTCGCCAATAACGCCAATAATGGTCCGCTCCTCGCCCGTTGACAGGTGGGTTTTGAAGCCCTGTTTTTCCACCCGGGCCACCACTGCCTCTATATTCTTTTGTTCTGTGTTCATTTTCATGATAATAATCATTTTTTATCCCTTCTCCTGTTTTTGGCAAAAATAAAAAGGGCGCAACCTCTAAGGGGTCGCGCCCTGTGATTACTAAAGTACTCTACCTTAGTCTCCGGTCAGAACGCGCCCCAGGTTAGCCCAATAATAGCCCCAAAAATAAAAAACGCCCGCAAAAACAACTGCGAGCGTTGTAAACCAAAACCAAACATGGCCCAAACTTTGCTGCGTTTGAGCCACTGCTTGCCCATGGGTTTGACTTTTAAGAGAGGGACAAATTCTGTTTGGCATTTTTTCTTTCTGACCAGATGGCAAGGCCACACCTTGCCGCCTGCAATATGTTGCAGGCATCATAGCACAGAAAACGGGTAGTGTCAACCCCCGGTTTAAACAGAACAGGGGTGCATCTCAAAATATTGGCGATAGGGACAGGGCAATAACAAAACTGAACACGGTTGCTTCGAGTGGAGCGTAGGAAGCGTAACAGCTGTAGCGGAACGAGAAATCCCCTTAAAATGTTCGGTTTGAGCAGAGTCTGAGGAGATTTCTCGTCACTTCGTTCCTCGAAACAACATGCCGCCAAGAGCCTCCCCCAGCCTCTACATACGCCCGTCGTTGGTCGTTCGTCGTTGCCTGTGTTCGCACATTCCGCCGGTTGGGGGTATAATCCCGCTTTATGACCGACCGTCTCTACCGCACCGACGCCCTTATCCTGCGCCGCGCCGATTTTGGCGAAGCCGACCGGCTGCTCACGGTATTTACCCCGGAGCGGGGCAAACTGCGCCTGCTGGCCAAAGGGGTGCGCAAAACCACCAGCCGGAAGGCCGGCCATGTGGAATTGTTTATGCTCACCGACATGTTGGTGGCCCAGGGCCGCACCTGGGACATTATCTCCCAGGCCGAAATTGTAGAACCCTATCGCCACTTGCGCGACGACCTGGACAAAACCGGCCACGCTTATTACCTGGCCGAACTGGTGGACCGTTTTACCGAAGAGCATGATCCCAACCAGCCTTTGTTTGAGTTATTGGCCGTTACCCTGGCCCACCTGGGCCACAGCGACGATCCCTTTATTACCCTGCGTTATTTTGAGGTGCGCCTGCTGAGCCTGGCCGGCTACCAGCCCCAACTCTTTTTTTGCGTGGCCTGTAACAAGGCCCTGGAGCCGGTTGAAAACTATTTTCATTCCGCCGACGGCGGCATGCTCTGCCCGGAGCATGGCCCGGTGCGGCCCCACGCGCAGCCGGTTGCTCTGCCGGTGTTAAAGGTGCTGCGTTTTTTGCAAACAGAGCCGTGGGAAAAGGCGGCGCGGCTGCAACTGGCCCCCCACACGCAACAACAGGTGGAGCAACTTTTGTTGGGCTACATCACCTTTGTGCTGGAACGCCAGCTTAAGAGTGTTGATTTTATCAGAAAACTAAAACGTAAGGCGTAACGGGACACAGATGCCACCGGTGAACACAGAGAAAAGGGAACTGCTCACCTTAATGTTATTTCGAGGCCATAGGCCGAGAAATCCCCGGAGTCTCGCTCGAAAAACATTATGCTGGCAGAAATTCTTCTGGATATTGTTCAAAAATTAAGAAAGGCACTTTGAATACAAAAACCATGACCACTCCCCTCAATTTCCAACAAATCATTATGACCCTGCAACAATACTGGGCCAACCGGGGCGCGTTGATCTGGCAGCCCTGGCACGAAACGGTGGGTGCGGGCACGGCCAACCCCGGCACCACCCTGCGCGTGCTGGGGCCGGAACCCTGGGCCATTGCTTACGTTGAACCATCGTTTAGGCCCGACGACGGCCGCTTTGGCGATAACCCCAACCGCATGCAAATGCACCACCAGTTCCAGGTTATCCTAAAACCCGACCCCGGCAACCCGCAAGAACTTTACCTGGGCAGCCTGGAGGCCATTGGCCTTAAGCTTGCAGAACACGACATCCGTTTTGTGGAGGATAACTGGGAAAGCCCGGCCCTGGGCGCCTGGGGCCTGGGCTGGGAGGTGTGGCTGGATGGCATGGAGATCAGCCAGTACACGTACTTTCAGCAATCCGGCGGTTTTAGCCTGGACCCGGTGGCCGTGGAACTGACCTACGGCCTGGAACGCATTGCCATGTACCTGCAAAATGTAGACAGTGTGTGGCATATTGTTTGGGATGGCGGCCAAACCTATGGCGACATTTTACTGCGCCAAGAAATTGAATATTGCGACTACAATTTTAATGTGGCCGATGTGGACGGTTTGGTGGCGGCTTATAACTTTTATGAAGCCGAGTGCCAACGCTGTTTGGAAAAAGGTTTGGTGGCGCCGGCCCACGATTACGTGCTAAAGTGTTCCCACACGTTTAACATTTTAGACACGCGCGGCGCCATTGGCGTTACCGAGCGAGCCGCTTATTTTGCCCGCATGCGCCGCATGTCGCACCGGGTGGCCCGGGCGTTTGTGAGCCAGCGGGAAGCGGTGGGCTTTCCGCTGCTGGAATATATGCCCAAACCGGAAACCCTCGACCCCGGCCCGCCGGCCGCCGGCCAAACCGAATTTGCGCAAACGTTTCTATTGGAAATTGGTTCTGAAGAATTGCCCGCGGCCGATGTGGCCGGCGCTCTGGCTTACCTCAACCGGGCCGCGCCCCAATTTTTGGCCGATTTGCGCCTGGACCACGGCGACGTGCAGGTGACGGGCACGCCGCGCCGCCTGGCCGTTTTGGTGAACAACCTGGCCCCGCGCCAGCGCGACCTGGCCGAAGCGGCGCGCGGCCCCGCGGCCCGCATTGCCTTTGACGCCGAGGGCAAGCCCACCAAAGCGGCTCAGGGTTTTGCCCGAAGCAAGGGCGTGGCTGTGTCGGAATTGGAGATCCGGGATATGGACGGCGGCCAATACGTGGTGGCCTTGGTGCGCACGCCGGGCCGCCCCACCCCCGAGGTGCTGGCCGAGGCCCTGCCCGGCTTTATCCGCGGGATCAATTTTGGCAAGTCTATGCGCTGGCTGGCCTCGGCCCAGGTGGGCGAAGAGGTAGCCAAAACCAATTACAGCCGCCCCATCCGCTGGCTGGTGGCCTTGTGGGGGGAGGCGGTGGTGCCGTTTGCCTACGCCGGTTTGGCCGGCGGGCGGACCACGCGCGGCCCGCGCCCCGCCGGCTCGCCCAAAGTGGAGATTGCCGCCGCCGCCGATTACCCGGCCGTGATGCAGGCGCAGCGGATCATGGTTGACCCCCAGACCCGCCGGGCCGAAATAAAAAAACAACTCCAGGCTATGGCCGCGGAAGCGGGCGGGTCCACGCCGGACGACCCGGACCTGCTGGCCGAGGTGACGCACCTGGTGGAGCAGCCCGCGGCCTTTTTGGGCCGTTTTGAAGAAAAATACCTGGCCCTGCCCCCGGCTGTGTTGGTGACGGTGATGAAAAAACACCAGCGTTATTTTCCCGTGCTGGACCCGGCGGGCGCGCTGCTGCCCTATTTTATAGCCGTGCGCAATGGGGGCGCCGAGCACCTTGACGTGGTGCGGCGCGGCAATGAGGGCGTCATCCGCGCCCGTTACGCCGATGCCGAATTTTTCTTTAAGAGCGACACGGAAAAACCCCTGGAAGCGTTTTTGCCCCGACTGGATACGCTGACGTTTCAGGAACAGCTTGGCTCGATGTTGGACAAAAGCAAACGGCTGGAAAGCCTGGCCCCGCAAATTGGCGAGCGGCTGCATTTGAGCGCCGGCGAGCTGGACACCGTTGAACGGGCCGCTCACCTGTGCAAAGCCGACCTGGCCACCAGTATGGTGGTGGAGTTGACCAGTTTGCAGGGGGTGATGGGTTACGAGTACGCCAAACGTTCCGGCGAACCCGCGGCTGTGGCCGCGGCCATTGTGGAGCACTATTATCCTCAAACCCGCCTGCCCGGCCATACGCTCAGCCGGCCGGGCCTGGCCCTTAACCTGGCCAACCGGCTGGATAGCTTGTGCGGCTTATTTGCAGTGGGCAAAGCGCCTACCGGCTCAGCCGACCCCTTTGCTTTGCGGCGGGACGCTTTGTCGTTGGTGACCATTTTGCTGGAAACGGAAACAGACTTTGATCTGGGCGCCGGGCTGGCATTGGCGGCGGCCCGGCAGCCTCTTGAGGTTCCCGCCGATTCCCTGGCCGAGACCGCGGCTTTTATCCAACGCCGGCTGGAGGGGGTGCTGCGCGAGCAATACGCTTTACCCCACGACGTGGTGCAGGCCGTGTTGCTTGAGCGCGGCCATAATCCCTGGCCGGCCCTGCTGGCGGCCCAAGATTTGGCGGCGGCCGTGACCCGGCCGGATTGGGCGGACACGCTGAACGCTTTTGCCCGCTGCGCGCGCATTGTGCGGCCGGTGGCCGAGCGTTATACCATGCGGCCGGAGCGTTTTCAGGAACCGGCCGAAAAAACATTATACGCCGCTTACCAAAAAACCCGGGCCGGCCTGGGGCCTGCCGCCACTATGGCCGAGGTGGTGACCGCGCTCCGGGAAGTTTTGGTCAAGCCCATTAATGCCTTTTTTGACGAGGTATTGGTGATGGATGAGGATGAAACCGTTAAGCAAAATCGGCTGGCCCTGTTGCAGGATATCCGGGATTTGACCAAAGGGCACGCCGATTTTAGCGAGTTGCAGGGTTTTTAGCCCTACGGGTAAACGGGCCAAAAGATTGGCAGCACCAGCAGGGTGATGACCAAAACCACGATGGTGAGCGGAATGCCCACCCGCAGATAGTCGGTAAAACGATAGCCGCCGGGGCCCATGGTGAGGATATTGGCCGGGTGGGCAATGGGGCTGAGAAAGCTGGCCGAGGCCGACACCGCCACGATCATGCTCAGGGCGTAAGGGGATACTTGCAGGTCGCGCGCCGTGGTAAGGGCAATGGGGGCCATGAGCACGGCGACGGCGGCGGTGGGCATTACCTGGGCCGCCAGGGTGGTCAAGATAAATAAACCGGCCAGCATGGCCCCCACGCCCCAGCCCCCCACCAGGGCGATCAAACCATTGGCCAGAAATTGGGCCGCCCCGCTGTTTTGCATGGCAATGCCCAGGGGCAGCATGCCGGCGATCAGAAAAACCGCTTTCCACTCTATAAAACGGTAAGCTTCTTCCATGGTTAAGCAGCCGGCCAGGACCATGATTGTGGCCCCCAGCACGGCGGCAACGGCAATTGGCAGCCAGCCCAATACCACCACCAATAGCACCGCGCCCAACACCAGCGCGGCCAGCGGCGCTTTGCGCACCTGCATAACCTCCTGGGCCGCTTCGGTAAGAACCAAAAAATCCGGCTCCTGACCCAGTATTTTGAATTTTTCGCGCGGCCCGTAGAGCAACAGGGCGTCGCCCAATTCCAGGTTTACCTCCGGCAGGTTGGTGCGGCACACCTGGCCCTGTCGCCAGATGGCCAGCACGCTTAAGCCGTATCGCTCTCTAAAGCGGAGCTGGCGCAGGGTTTTGCCGGCCAGGGCGGTGTAGGGCGAGAGCACCACTTCGATGAGGCCCACCTGTTCTGATTGCAGGTCTTCCATGGCCAGGGGCGTTTCCCGGTCTATTTCCAGGTCTTGCAGGCCCGTGAGCGCGGTCAGGTCTGCCGGGTTGCCCTCAATCAGGAGCGTATCTCCGGCCAGAAGAGTGGTGGCGGGCGGGGGCACCAAGAGCGTGTCTCCCCGGCGGATAATGCCCAAAACGGTCAGGTCAAAGGCGTCGCCCAGGTGGGTGTCGGCCAGGGTTTTACCGGCCAGGGCGGAATCCGGGGGCACGTGCACCACAATGAGCCGTTCGTGTAGGGGGTACACTTCGGCCGCTTCGGCCTCGGACACCAAAAAATCGGCGGTCTCCCGAAGTTGGTGAAGCCGAAGACGCGGCCCCTGCACCAGGAGGGTATCGCCCGCTTGGAGGGGGATGGAGGGCAGGTTGGCCCGGTGGAGCCGGCCCTGCCGCCGGATGGCCAGGGCGTTAAGGCCAAAACGGCGTCGAAAATTGATCTGGGCCAGGGTTTGGCCCAACAGCGCGGAACGGGGTGAGAGGGAGACTTCGGCCACTTCAATTTCGCGTGAGACTTCCGGGTTGGCCGGCAGGTTGTTGGGCAAGAGCAGGCGGCGGCCGCGCAGGTTAGCCAATTGTTCGGTTTTTCCTTCAACCAGCAGTTTATCGCCGGGTTTAAGCAGGGTGTGGGGCGGGGGCGATAGTTGGGTGTGGTTGTTTTTGATGATGCCAATTACGTTTAGGCCCAGGGCCGAGCGTAACCGGCTGTTGGCCAGGGTTTTGCCCACCAGGGCGGAATCGGCGGGCAGGCGGACCACGAATAATCGTTCTGTCAGGTTGTGAAACAGGCCCGGTTGGGCGGGCGGGGCGGTGGCGGTTTCTTTGGCAATATCTTTTTCCGGCAGGAGGTGGCGGCCGATGAGGACCATAAAGGCCACGCCGCCCAGCATGACGGCCAGGCCAACGGGGGTGTAGTCAAAAAGGCCAAAGGCGGGCAGGCCGGAGGCGCGGAGGGCGTTGCTGACCAGAATATTGGGCGGCGTGCCGATGAGGGTGGTCAGCCCGCCCAGGAGCGAGCCAAAGGCCAGGGGCATGAGGAGTTTGGAGGGGGCGCGGTTTGTTTGCCGGGCAATATCCATTACTACCGGCAGCAGCAGGGCGGCCACGCCCACGTTGTTCATAAAAGCCGACATACCCCCGGCGGTGAGCATAATGACGGCCAGGAGTTGGGCCTCGTTTTGCCCGGCCAGGCGCAGCACCTGGCGGCCAATCAGGTTAGCCACGCCGGTGCGGTAGAGCGCGCCGCTGAGAATGAACACGGCCCACACCGTGACTACGGCCGGGTTGCTGAAACCGGAGAGGGCCTGGGTTGGCGTAACCAGGCCGGTGAGGGCCAGGCTGCCCAGCACCAACAGGGCCACCAGGTCCGCGCGCAGTTTTTCGGTGACAAACAGGAGCAGGGCTACGGCCAGAATGGCCAGGACAAGGGCGATGTTAAGAGGCATGGCTTGACCTCCGGTAAGCGTTAAGACGGTTGTTGAGTTAATGTTTTTGGGTAGTGGTTAAATGGTAACCGGTGGGGTGACAAAACAAGCTTTGTCACCCCACCGCCATCAGTTAACTATGTAACCACGGCGAAACCCAACATAAATCCGGGCAGATTGATGAAGCCATTCAACCCAACCTCAATGGATGTGTTGGGTAGTGAAACAGCAAAAGAGTGGTTGGTGATGATTAATGATACACTTGTAAGAAGATATTATCAAGCTTGATACAAAGCCGCCCATCAATGGCCCAGTCAGGCCATTACTTTCAAAGGGGTGTGTTTCAAATCAGTTGAAGGAGTGCATTCATTCTGCCTCTGCCAAAAAGCGGAATAAGTTTCGCGCTCCAGGGGTAGTCTCAACTTCTTTCAAAGAAATAGTTGGTTTCCTTGAAGGGGAAAAAAATTTCCTTCAAGGAAGTTGAGAAGTTCCTTCAAGGAAGTTGAGAAGTTCCTTCAAGGAAGTTGAGAAGTTCCTTCAAGGAAGTTGAGAGGTTCCTTCAAGGAAGTTGAGAGGTTCCTTCAAGGAAGTTGAATTGGCTCACCCGCCGGGTGGAGACAATCTGCCGGGTGTTTTTGAGGCCATAGAACCCAGGAACGCGCAAATCCGGC
It encodes:
- the aroA gene encoding 3-phosphoshikimate 1-carboxyvinyltransferase, producing the protein MHPANALKGSVTLPGDKSISHRALMLGAMAQGTTVAHNWLEAGVTAPMVECLQALGITVEVASTGAGRATLTVHGRGLRGFSPPATPLFCGGSAATMRLLMGLLATQPFTAILDGHEGLRRRPMERIAGPLRQMGATVKTTNGHAPITIAGNRLTTLDYAMPVASAQLQTALLLAALGAEGRMVLRQPGPARDHTLRLLQGMGANITEQGGVITFSPAGFSLQPLRFTVPGDMSSAAFLMVAGLIVPNSEIKLAGVNTNPTRAGLLEILQTMGGLIKVINEQITAGEPVADLGVTAGSLRGVAVRGEVVVRMIDEFPVFAVAALQASGKTLVRDAAELRAKESDRIKAVVEEFNKLGAKITPHPAGFEIDGPQPFKGAAVHSHGDHRLAMSLAIAGLVAQGKTVVEDAEALNESFPGFAETLQALGANVEWVE
- a CDS encoding glycine--tRNA ligase subunit beta encodes the protein MNTKTMTTPLNFQQIIMTLQQYWANRGALIWQPWHETVGAGTANPGTTLRVLGPEPWAIAYVEPSFRPDDGRFGDNPNRMQMHHQFQVILKPDPGNPQELYLGSLEAIGLKLAEHDIRFVEDNWESPALGAWGLGWEVWLDGMEISQYTYFQQSGGFSLDPVAVELTYGLERIAMYLQNVDSVWHIVWDGGQTYGDILLRQEIEYCDYNFNVADVDGLVAAYNFYEAECQRCLEKGLVAPAHDYVLKCSHTFNILDTRGAIGVTERAAYFARMRRMSHRVARAFVSQREAVGFPLLEYMPKPETLDPGPPAAGQTEFAQTFLLEIGSEELPAADVAGALAYLNRAAPQFLADLRLDHGDVQVTGTPRRLAVLVNNLAPRQRDLAEAARGPAARIAFDAEGKPTKAAQGFARSKGVAVSELEIRDMDGGQYVVALVRTPGRPTPEVLAEALPGFIRGINFGKSMRWLASAQVGEEVAKTNYSRPIRWLVALWGEAVVPFAYAGLAGGRTTRGPRPAGSPKVEIAAAADYPAVMQAQRIMVDPQTRRAEIKKQLQAMAAEAGGSTPDDPDLLAEVTHLVEQPAAFLGRFEEKYLALPPAVLVTVMKKHQRYFPVLDPAGALLPYFIAVRNGGAEHLDVVRRGNEGVIRARYADAEFFFKSDTEKPLEAFLPRLDTLTFQEQLGSMLDKSKRLESLAPQIGERLHLSAGELDTVERAAHLCKADLATSMVVELTSLQGVMGYEYAKRSGEPAAVAAAIVEHYYPQTRLPGHTLSRPGLALNLANRLDSLCGLFAVGKAPTGSADPFALRRDALSLVTILLETETDFDLGAGLALAAARQPLEVPADSLAETAAFIQRRLEGVLREQYALPHDVVQAVLLERGHNPWPALLAAQDLAAAVTRPDWADTLNAFARCARIVRPVAERYTMRPERFQEPAEKTLYAAYQKTRAGLGPAATMAEVVTALREVLVKPINAFFDEVLVMDEDETVKQNRLALLQDIRDLTKGHADFSELQGF
- the aroF gene encoding 3-deoxy-7-phosphoheptulonate synthase; its protein translation is MIIIMKMNTEQKNIEAVVARVEKQGFKTHLSTGEERTIIGVIGDERSLDRGAISRMDGVDRVVPVLRPFKLASRDFQPEDSKISINGHVFGDKKVIVMAGPCSVESLEQMRQTAVAVKECGAHLLRGGAFKPRSSPYSFQGMGEAGLKILAQVRQETGLHVITEVMAPEQVNLVAEYADVLQIGTRNMQNYALLNAVGQSNKPVLLKRGMMSTIEELLMSAEYIMSNGNHKVILCERGIRTFEKYTRNTLDINAVPVLKELTHLPVVVDPSHATGKWTLVKAASKAAVAAGADGLIIEVHPNPAEALSDGEQSLKPHRFAELMAEVKRVAEAVGRTI
- a CDS encoding shikimate dehydrogenase, which encodes MKGQPITGKTSVVGVLGWPVEHSLSPAMHNAAFAEMGLDWAYVPLPVQPGDVEQALKGLLALNFVGSNVTVPHKQAVMRYMDELSDAAQITGAVNTIHLRDGKFIGSNTDPAGFLNSLHEAGCWPRGLRAAVLGAGGAARAVVFALAQAEVGAVVVFNRTAERAAFLVDDLADVFPDSRLSFEALTRETLLKLGNRVDLVVNTTSVGMYPQVDTCPWLEDVPMPGNAFFYDLVYNPLETVFLARARAAGATAVDGLGMLVHQGALSFETWTGRQAPLQVMRRACLQGLGIKKESIF
- a CDS encoding SLC13 family permease, with the translated sequence MPLNIALVLAILAVALLLFVTEKLRADLVALLVLGSLALTGLVTPTQALSGFSNPAVVTVWAVFILSGALYRTGVANLIGRQVLRLAGQNEAQLLAVIMLTAGGMSAFMNNVGVAALLLPVVMDIARQTNRAPSKLLMPLAFGSLLGGLTTLIGTPPNILVSNALRASGLPAFGLFDYTPVGLAVMLGGVAFMVLIGRHLLPEKDIAKETATAPPAQPGLFHNLTERLFVVRLPADSALVGKTLANSRLRSALGLNVIGIIKNNHTQLSPPPHTLLKPGDKLLVEGKTEQLANLRGRRLLLPNNLPANPEVSREIEVAEVSLSPRSALLGQTLAQINFRRRFGLNALAIRRQGRLHRANLPSIPLQAGDTLLVQGPRLRLHQLRETADFLVSEAEAAEVYPLHERLIVVHVPPDSALAGKTLADTHLGDAFDLTVLGIIRRGDTLLVPPPATTLLAGDTLLIEGNPADLTALTGLQDLEIDRETPLAMEDLQSEQVGLIEVVLSPYTALAGKTLRQLRFRERYGLSVLAIWRQGQVCRTNLPEVNLELGDALLLYGPREKFKILGQEPDFLVLTEAAQEVMQVRKAPLAALVLGAVLLVVVLGWLPIAVAAVLGATIMVLAGCLTMEEAYRFIEWKAVFLIAGMLPLGIAMQNSGAAQFLANGLIALVGGWGVGAMLAGLFILTTLAAQVMPTAAVAVLMAPIALTTARDLQVSPYALSMIVAVSASASFLSPIAHPANILTMGPGGYRFTDYLRVGIPLTIVVLVITLLVLPIFWPVYP
- the recO gene encoding DNA repair protein RecO, whose amino-acid sequence is MTDRLYRTDALILRRADFGEADRLLTVFTPERGKLRLLAKGVRKTTSRKAGHVELFMLTDMLVAQGRTWDIISQAEIVEPYRHLRDDLDKTGHAYYLAELVDRFTEEHDPNQPLFELLAVTLAHLGHSDDPFITLRYFEVRLLSLAGYQPQLFFCVACNKALEPVENYFHSADGGMLCPEHGPVRPHAQPVALPVLKVLRFLQTEPWEKAARLQLAPHTQQQVEQLLLGYITFVLERQLKSVDFIRKLKRKA
- a CDS encoding prephenate dehydrogenase/arogenate dehydrogenase family protein, translated to MGGSLALALKEQNLCQEVTALVRRQTAAREAARMGVVDRATTNPAKALRDADLIVFSTPVRIIICQLAEFAPYYKPGAVITDMGSTKQEIVQAMAALPHGVHPLGSHPMCGKERSGLSAADPSLFQDAPWILTPLDRTPPQATRLVQNLAAAIGAKTQFLAADRHDRLVAAISHLPYTLAAALVLSVQQLAGDDPAVWDVAASGFRDTSRLAASDVTMMLDILLTNRAAVQQTVAVVQSYLDQFVRALQNEDHETLRALMERAAARRSAMYKLKGPSN